The sequence GATCTGCAGCAAGAGATTCCTATACACGCCACGGTTGTTGGACGGAACGCGCGACTGGTCGATGGAAGACGATCTAGGAATCACCGAAACTCGCGCCGGCGACGTATGGCCGATGTTGACAGGCACCGACACGGCGCTAGCCGATCCCGAAATTAGATCGTTTGTTGCGCACTTCGTGGCGTTGATGCAGCTGCGAAATGTGTGGGTGTTCGACAAGATGCATGCCGCTGTCGT comes from Lysobacterales bacterium and encodes:
- a CDS encoding DUF4238 domain-containing protein, which codes for MPSVYLKHFATTDTFATQDPKVWVWDKTTKRLRGGPARVDTICSKRFLYTPRLLDGTRDWSMEDDLGITETRAGDVWPMLTGTDTALADPEIRSFVAHFVALMQLRNVWVFDKMHAAVV